Proteins encoded by one window of Kineococcus endophyticus:
- a CDS encoding nicotinamidase, translating into MTRALVVVDVQNDFCPGGALAVAGGDEVARAISQLLARDTGDGRGIAYDHVVATQDFHIDPGAHFSDTPDFVDSWPPHCRVGSTGALLHDDLDTSRVEAVFRKGQYAAAYSGFEGVSTTVTTEGGELDTGLADWLRGKGVDDVHVVGLATDHCVRATALDAARAGFRTTVLLGLTAGISAPTVQAALAEMSEHGVVLVGDPVLEG; encoded by the coding sequence GTGACCCGCGCGCTCGTCGTCGTCGACGTCCAGAACGACTTCTGCCCCGGTGGGGCGCTCGCCGTCGCGGGTGGCGACGAGGTCGCCCGCGCGATCAGCCAGCTGCTGGCCCGGGACACCGGCGACGGCCGGGGCATCGCCTACGACCACGTCGTCGCGACGCAGGACTTCCACATCGACCCCGGGGCGCACTTCTCCGACACCCCCGACTTCGTCGACTCCTGGCCGCCGCACTGCCGGGTCGGGTCGACCGGCGCGCTGCTGCACGACGACCTCGACACCTCCCGGGTGGAGGCCGTGTTCCGCAAGGGGCAGTACGCGGCGGCCTACTCGGGGTTCGAGGGGGTGTCCACCACCGTGACCACGGAGGGCGGGGAACTCGACACCGGCCTCGCGGACTGGTTGCGCGGCAAGGGGGTGGACGACGTCCACGTCGTGGGCCTGGCGACCGACCACTGCGTGCGCGCCACCGCGCTGGACGCGGCCCGCGCCGGGTTCCGCACGACCGTCCTGCTCGGGCTGACGGCCGGGATCTCGGCCCCCACCGTGCAGGCGGCCCTGGCCGAAATGAGCGAGCACGGGGTCGTCCTCGTCGGGGACCCCGTGCTCGAGGGCTGA
- a CDS encoding SRPBCC family protein, translating to MPEIVQRTMVRAPLAEVFEMSLDLDVERVAGRRFKVRAVEGAGRTSGRIALGEKVQWRLRILGLPVTHTSHITELERPRRFVDEMASGAFSRFRHEHTFEVEGPGMTIMTDRMSWSSPFGPLGRVADVLFVRRTLRQLLADRNSEIVRRFS from the coding sequence GTGCCCGAGATCGTCCAGCGGACCATGGTCCGAGCCCCCCTCGCCGAGGTCTTCGAGATGTCCCTCGACCTGGACGTCGAGCGGGTGGCGGGCCGCCGCTTCAAGGTCCGGGCGGTCGAGGGGGCGGGCCGGACGAGCGGCCGGATCGCGCTGGGGGAGAAGGTCCAGTGGCGGTTGCGGATCCTCGGCCTCCCCGTGACGCACACCTCGCACATCACCGAGCTCGAGCGGCCCCGGCGGTTCGTCGACGAGATGGCCTCGGGCGCGTTCTCGCGCTTCCGGCACGAGCACACGTTCGAGGTCGAGGGCCCGGGCATGACGATCATGACCGACCGGATGTCCTGGAGCTCCCCGTTCGGGCCGCTCGGCCGGGTGGCCGACGTCCTGTTCGTGCGGCGGACCCTGCGCCAGCTGCTGGCCGACCGCAACTCCGAGATCGTCCGCCGCTTCAGCTGA
- the ftsX gene encoding permease-like cell division protein FtsX, with protein MRLGFVLGEMATGLRRNFTMSVAVVLVTMVSLFFFGTGLLVQKQVGILKGEWYDRVQVSVFLCGDTSPTDRCPSGAITDAQRTALREQLQADPRVERVYYESQQQALDNFKEQSTPAVTDNLTADQLPESFRIRLNDPQQYKEVSADYETAVGVEDVPDQRAILQPLFTVLDVATNIALGLAALMLLCSMMLVSTTIRLTAFSRRRETTIMRLVGASRALIQLPFVLEGVVASLIGGVLASGALWAMVNFGVSRLQNRPGFTTRLIDTSDVLTQTGPVIIGVGVVFAVIASLFSLRRWLKV; from the coding sequence ATGCGCCTGGGGTTCGTGCTGGGCGAGATGGCCACCGGCCTGCGCCGCAACTTCACGATGTCGGTCGCCGTCGTGCTCGTGACGATGGTGTCCCTGTTCTTCTTCGGGACCGGGCTGCTCGTGCAGAAGCAGGTCGGGATCCTCAAGGGCGAGTGGTACGACCGCGTCCAGGTCTCGGTCTTCCTCTGCGGTGACACCTCCCCGACCGACCGCTGCCCGAGCGGAGCGATCACCGACGCCCAGCGCACCGCGCTGCGCGAGCAGCTGCAGGCGGACCCGCGCGTGGAGCGCGTCTACTACGAGTCCCAGCAGCAGGCCCTGGACAACTTCAAGGAGCAGTCCACTCCGGCGGTCACGGACAACCTGACGGCCGACCAGCTGCCGGAGTCCTTCCGCATCCGCCTCAACGACCCCCAGCAGTACAAGGAGGTCAGCGCGGACTACGAGACCGCCGTCGGGGTGGAGGACGTGCCCGACCAGCGCGCCATCCTGCAGCCGCTGTTCACGGTGCTGGACGTCGCGACGAACATCGCGCTGGGCCTGGCGGCGCTCATGCTGCTGTGCTCGATGATGCTCGTGTCCACGACGATCCGGCTCACGGCGTTCAGCCGCCGCCGCGAGACGACGATCATGCGGCTGGTCGGGGCGTCGCGTGCGCTCATCCAGTTGCCGTTCGTCCTCGAGGGCGTCGTGGCCAGCCTCATCGGGGGCGTGCTCGCCTCCGGGGCGCTGTGGGCGATGGTGAACTTCGGCGTCTCCCGCCTGCAGAACCGTCCGGGGTTCACGACGCGGCTCATCGACACGTCCGACGTGCTGACCCAGACGGGGCCGGTCATCATCGGCGTCGGCGTCGTGTTCGCGGTCATCGCCTCCCTGTTCAGCCTGCGCCGCTGGCTCAAGGTCTAG
- a CDS encoding GGDEF domain-containing protein gives MQDADYRRLVEDSPLATVLVDRGPSGWRAAWANRAATDLFDGLLDRPLAEVVHPEDLADVVATLDRGARDDRTAHEWRWRGADGRDVTVEVLVGGGTPDGVLSLSCWDVTQHVERTRDLAHRATHDRLTGLPTRELFEDRWELARSRARRSGDVPVVAFCDVDDLKQLNDEHGHLVGDQALVRIAGRLAGTSRAGDTVARFGGDEFVVLVEAGDVDPAALGRRLREAVADVPLEVPGHRAVPVRCSVGLVQDDLTRSTAEVLASADRRMYEEKRRHRHA, from the coding sequence GTGCAGGACGCCGACTACCGGCGCCTCGTGGAGGACTCGCCGCTGGCGACGGTCCTGGTCGACCGCGGACCCTCGGGGTGGCGCGCCGCGTGGGCCAACCGCGCCGCGACGGACCTCTTCGACGGCCTGCTGGACCGGCCGCTGGCCGAGGTCGTGCACCCCGAGGACCTCGCCGACGTCGTCGCGACCCTGGACCGGGGGGCCCGGGACGACCGCACGGCCCACGAGTGGCGCTGGCGGGGCGCGGACGGCCGCGACGTCACGGTCGAGGTGCTCGTCGGCGGCGGGACGCCCGACGGGGTGCTCAGCCTGTCGTGCTGGGACGTCACCCAGCACGTCGAGCGGACGCGCGACCTCGCCCACCGGGCCACGCACGACCGGCTGACGGGTCTGCCCACGCGGGAGCTGTTCGAGGACCGGTGGGAGCTCGCCCGGTCCCGGGCGCGGCGCAGCGGGGACGTCCCCGTCGTCGCCTTCTGCGACGTCGACGACCTCAAGCAGCTGAACGACGAGCACGGTCACCTCGTCGGCGACCAGGCCCTCGTCCGCATCGCCGGTCGCCTGGCCGGCACGTCGCGCGCAGGGGACACCGTGGCGCGCTTCGGCGGCGACGAGTTCGTGGTGCTCGTCGAGGCCGGCGACGTCGACCCGGCAGCCCTGGGCCGGCGGCTGCGCGAGGCCGTCGCCGACGTCCCCCTCGAGGTGCCCGGCCACCGCGCCGTGCCCGTGCGCTGCAGCGTGGGCCTCGTCCAGGACGACCTCACGCGCTCGACGGCCGAGGTCCTCGCGAGCGCCGACCGTCGCATGTACGAGGAGAAGCGGCGCCACCGCCACGCGTGA
- the smpB gene encoding SsrA-binding protein SmpB, which produces MPRETGRKVIASNRKARHDYFIDDVYEAGVSLMGTEVKALRMGRASLVDGFAHIDRGEMWLEGVHIPEYVQGTWTNHTPRRKRKLLLHRAEIDKWAGKVRESGLTIVPLALYFVDGRVKVEIGLARGKKNYDKRHALRERQDRREAERAMSYRQNR; this is translated from the coding sequence GTGCCGCGCGAAACCGGGCGCAAGGTCATCGCCAGCAACCGCAAGGCGCGCCACGACTACTTCATCGACGACGTCTACGAGGCCGGCGTCAGCCTCATGGGCACCGAGGTGAAGGCCCTGCGGATGGGGCGGGCCTCCCTCGTCGACGGCTTCGCCCACATCGACCGGGGCGAGATGTGGCTCGAGGGCGTCCACATCCCCGAGTACGTCCAGGGGACCTGGACCAACCACACGCCGCGTCGCAAGCGGAAGCTCCTGCTGCACCGTGCCGAGATCGACAAGTGGGCGGGCAAGGTCCGCGAGTCCGGGCTGACGATCGTGCCGCTGGCGCTGTACTTCGTCGACGGGCGGGTCAAGGTCGAGATCGGCCTCGCGCGCGGCAAGAAGAACTACGACAAGCGGCACGCCCTGCGCGAGCGGCAGGACCGCCGCGAGGCCGAACGCGCGATGTCCTACCGGCAGAACCGCTGA
- a CDS encoding DUF2207 domain-containing protein, with protein sequence MPVRTALLGVVGAVLLVAGPLALPAAADDDERIDLLSTELTLARDGSLAVREEITYDFGSDGHHGLERVLPVRARYDQTHDRSYPVRDLRVSSPTGAATQVQSERDGDSLDVRIGDPDRDDVTGRQTYVLTYTVPAVADRRSDGSVQIAWDAVGTGWQVPITRADVVLRAPGDLQDVRCFRGSQGSTTPCEVRAAGAEATATVQGLDAEEGVTVSAVPPSGAVDPAPPLLVDTFSPVQAFAATPASLGGAGAVLLAGLAVALGLRRRTLPTGSATADVTSLPPGVVGAVVHGHARDEDVVATLLHLAERGHLTLTEVPGDDPDGATADWALERRTTTDEPSRAEQRLLDTVFSEGATSTTLSAVRTTARAGTQLTKEFLEDDAVSRGLFTARPSRVVLRRLGAGLAVALAGVLVTVALAVWTSAALVGLAVVAVGVLLAVVATATAEPRTAAGRAVRARAADFRDALAGGGGDRSTRLLPYAVALGATQRWADGLREAPPPAPAWYAGSAASSSTFNVALFAGTMGGFSASTSDALSAATPSTASTSGGASYSGGAAGGGGGGSW encoded by the coding sequence GTGCCCGTGCGCACCGCCCTGCTCGGCGTCGTCGGCGCGGTCCTGCTCGTCGCCGGCCCGCTGGCGCTCCCGGCGGCCGCCGACGACGACGAGCGCATCGACCTCCTGAGCACCGAGCTCACGCTGGCCCGCGACGGTTCCCTGGCCGTGCGCGAGGAGATCACGTACGACTTCGGGTCCGACGGCCACCACGGCCTCGAACGCGTCCTGCCCGTGCGGGCGCGGTACGACCAGACGCACGACCGCAGCTACCCCGTCCGCGACCTGCGGGTGAGCAGTCCCACCGGCGCGGCGACGCAGGTGCAGAGCGAGCGCGACGGCGACTCGCTCGACGTCAGGATCGGCGACCCGGACCGCGACGACGTCACCGGTCGTCAGACGTACGTCCTCACCTACACCGTCCCCGCGGTGGCCGACCGGCGGTCCGACGGGTCGGTGCAGATCGCCTGGGACGCCGTCGGCACGGGGTGGCAGGTGCCGATCACCCGTGCCGACGTCGTCCTGCGGGCACCCGGCGACCTGCAGGACGTCCGCTGCTTCCGGGGGTCGCAGGGCAGCACCACCCCGTGCGAGGTGCGGGCCGCAGGCGCCGAGGCGACGGCCACCGTGCAGGGTCTGGACGCCGAGGAGGGCGTCACCGTCTCCGCGGTCCCGCCCTCCGGTGCGGTCGACCCGGCGCCCCCGCTGCTGGTCGACACCTTCAGCCCGGTGCAGGCCTTCGCCGCCACGCCCGCGAGCCTCGGCGGGGCCGGCGCGGTCCTCCTGGCCGGTCTCGCGGTGGCCCTCGGCCTGCGTCGCCGGACCCTGCCCACGGGGTCCGCGACGGCCGACGTCACGAGCCTGCCCCCGGGGGTCGTCGGGGCCGTGGTCCACGGCCACGCCCGGGACGAGGACGTCGTGGCGACCCTGCTGCACCTGGCCGAGCGCGGGCACCTGACCCTCACCGAGGTGCCCGGCGACGACCCGGACGGGGCGACTGCCGACTGGGCGCTGGAGCGACGGACGACGACCGACGAGCCCTCCCGCGCTGAGCAGCGCCTGCTCGACACCGTCTTCAGCGAGGGGGCCACGTCGACGACGCTGTCGGCCGTCCGCACCACCGCCCGGGCCGGCACCCAGCTCACCAAGGAGTTCCTCGAGGACGACGCGGTGTCCCGCGGCCTCTTCACGGCCCGCCCGTCGCGGGTGGTCCTGCGGCGCCTCGGGGCGGGGCTCGCCGTCGCGCTGGCGGGCGTGCTCGTCACCGTGGCGCTCGCGGTCTGGACGTCGGCGGCGCTCGTCGGGCTCGCGGTCGTGGCCGTCGGTGTCCTCCTCGCCGTCGTCGCCACCGCCACGGCCGAACCGCGGACCGCGGCCGGCCGGGCCGTGCGGGCGCGGGCGGCGGACTTCCGGGACGCGCTCGCCGGCGGCGGCGGCGACCGCTCGACCCGGCTCCTGCCGTACGCCGTGGCCCTCGGCGCGACGCAGCGCTGGGCCGACGGTCTCCGCGAGGCGCCGCCGCCGGCGCCCGCCTGGTACGCGGGGTCGGCGGCGAGCAGCTCCACCTTCAACGTCGCCCTCTTCGCCGGGACGATGGGCGGGTTCTCCGCCAGCACCTCCGACGCGCTGAGCGCCGCGACGCCCTCGACGGCGAGCACGTCCGGCGGGGCCTCCTACTCCGGCGGCGCCGCGGGCGGTGGCGGTGGCGGTTCCTGGTGA
- a CDS encoding DUF3039 domain-containing protein gives MSSPTDDPFQTQPTAPAAPSRTAVLDREEQVEEQASPGDHERFAHYVKKEKIMESALSGDPVIALCGKVWVPGRDPKRFPVCPTCKEIYESLSGGGKGGDDKS, from the coding sequence ATGAGCTCGCCGACCGACGACCCGTTCCAGACCCAGCCCACGGCGCCCGCGGCCCCGTCGCGCACCGCGGTGCTGGACCGCGAGGAGCAGGTCGAGGAGCAGGCGTCCCCGGGGGACCACGAGCGCTTCGCCCACTACGTCAAGAAGGAGAAGATCATGGAGTCCGCCCTCTCGGGCGACCCCGTGATCGCGTTGTGCGGCAAGGTGTGGGTGCCCGGCCGCGACCCCAAGCGGTTCCCCGTCTGCCCCACCTGCAAGGAGATCTACGAGTCCCTCTCCGGTGGCGGCAAGGGCGGCGACGACAAGTCCTGA
- a CDS encoding YqgE/AlgH family protein, whose translation MSETASLTGRLLLATPSLSDPNFSRSVVLVLNHDEDGALGVVVNRPLDVDVAVVLPSWQPFATAPGKLFQGGPVALDSALGLVAVPGDRPDPAGVRRVFGSVGLGSVGLVDLDTPPETIVDELAGLRIFAGYAGWSAAQLEGEIAEGAWFVLPAEARDAFCDAPEALWGDVLRRQGGDLALVASFPRDVSMN comes from the coding sequence GTGAGCGAGACCGCGAGCCTGACGGGGCGCCTGCTGCTGGCGACCCCGTCGCTGAGCGACCCCAACTTCTCCCGCTCGGTGGTCCTCGTCCTCAACCACGACGAGGACGGCGCCCTCGGGGTCGTCGTCAACCGCCCGCTCGACGTCGACGTCGCCGTCGTCCTGCCGAGCTGGCAGCCCTTCGCCACCGCCCCCGGCAAGCTCTTCCAGGGCGGGCCCGTCGCGCTGGACTCCGCCCTCGGCCTGGTCGCCGTCCCCGGCGACCGACCCGACCCCGCCGGTGTCCGGCGCGTCTTCGGCTCCGTCGGCCTCGGCTCGGTGGGCCTGGTCGACCTCGACACGCCGCCGGAGACGATCGTCGACGAGCTGGCCGGGCTGCGGATCTTCGCGGGCTACGCCGGGTGGAGCGCGGCGCAGCTCGAGGGCGAGATCGCCGAGGGGGCCTGGTTCGTGCTGCCCGCCGAGGCCCGCGACGCGTTCTGCGACGCCCCGGAGGCCCTGTGGGGGGACGTCCTGCGCCGCCAGGGCGGCGACCTGGCCCTCGTCGCGAGCTTCCCGCGCGACGTGTCCATGAACTGA
- a CDS encoding RDD family protein codes for MSTPPGWYPDPSDPRSTDLRWWDGSRWTDHVHAQQQAPSLTKAPTNPYAGPQQHYPEYPPSQYPAPGVKAIATPDGQALGGLGWRLLARIVDYVLVSIIATIAGWAPLQTLTGLMDTAVQSLMAGNTQAYVDQVGLATQSSALRTFTFVYLAVSAVYTVLTLRFYGATPGKALFRLRVRDWNRPGHPGWLQCISRWVGCDMLGQIIPLYLLLDFLWPCWDQRKQALHDKLARTVVVRR; via the coding sequence ATGAGCACGCCCCCCGGGTGGTACCCCGACCCGTCCGACCCGCGCAGCACCGACCTGCGCTGGTGGGACGGGTCGCGGTGGACCGACCACGTCCACGCCCAGCAGCAGGCCCCGTCGCTGACGAAGGCGCCCACGAACCCCTACGCCGGCCCGCAGCAGCACTACCCCGAGTACCCGCCGTCGCAGTACCCGGCGCCCGGGGTCAAGGCCATCGCGACGCCGGACGGTCAGGCCCTGGGAGGGCTGGGGTGGCGGCTGCTGGCGCGGATCGTGGACTACGTCCTCGTCTCGATCATCGCCACGATCGCCGGCTGGGCCCCGCTGCAGACGCTGACGGGCCTCATGGACACCGCGGTGCAGTCCCTCATGGCGGGCAACACGCAGGCCTACGTCGACCAGGTCGGCCTGGCGACGCAGAGCAGCGCCCTGCGCACCTTCACGTTCGTGTACCTCGCGGTCAGCGCGGTCTACACGGTCCTGACCCTGCGCTTCTACGGCGCGACGCCGGGCAAGGCGCTGTTCCGCCTGCGGGTTCGGGACTGGAACCGCCCCGGTCACCCGGGGTGGCTGCAGTGCATCTCGCGCTGGGTCGGCTGCGACATGCTCGGCCAGATCATCCCGCTGTACCTGCTGCTGGACTTCCTCTGGCCGTGCTGGGACCAGCGCAAGCAGGCCCTGCACGACAAGCTGGCCCGCACGGTGGTCGTGCGGCGCTGA
- a CDS encoding ABC transporter ATP-binding protein: MDILTARGLVMTYGSTRALDGVDVRVGAGESVAVMGPSGSGKTTLLHVLAGILRPMAGAVDLAGTDLLTLSDAERTKLRRNDFGFVFQSGQLLSELPAEENAALPLLLSGASRAAATERAGGLLRRLGLAGMERRRPGELSGGQAQRVAIARALVGSPMVVFADEPTGALDQATGREVLDLLTAATREHGAALVVVTHDAGVARWCDRTIAMRDGRVVSEFTAPATSAAGVAR, translated from the coding sequence ATGGACATCCTCACCGCCCGCGGTCTCGTCATGACCTACGGCTCCACCCGCGCCCTCGACGGGGTCGACGTCCGCGTCGGCGCGGGGGAATCGGTCGCCGTCATGGGCCCCTCCGGATCGGGCAAGACCACCCTCCTGCACGTCCTCGCCGGCATCCTGCGCCCCATGGCCGGGGCCGTCGACCTCGCGGGCACCGATCTGCTCACCCTCTCCGACGCCGAGCGCACCAAGCTGCGGCGCAACGACTTCGGCTTCGTCTTCCAGTCCGGTCAGCTCCTCTCGGAGCTCCCGGCCGAGGAGAACGCCGCCCTGCCGCTACTGCTGTCGGGGGCTTCGCGCGCCGCCGCGACCGAGCGGGCCGGTGGGCTCCTGCGCCGTCTCGGCCTGGCCGGGATGGAGCGGCGCCGGCCGGGGGAGCTGTCCGGCGGGCAGGCGCAGCGGGTGGCCATCGCGCGCGCCCTCGTGGGCAGCCCCATGGTCGTCTTCGCCGACGAACCGACCGGTGCGCTCGACCAGGCCACCGGCCGGGAGGTGCTGGACCTGCTGACGGCGGCGACCCGCGAGCACGGGGCCGCGCTCGTCGTCGTCACGCACGACGCGGGCGTCGCCCGCTGGTGCGACCGGACCATCGCCATGCGCGACGGCCGGGTGGTCTCCGAGTTCACCGCCCCCGCCACGTCCGCGGCGGGGGTGGCCCGGTGA
- a CDS encoding DEAD/DEAH box helicase, translating into MSTTDHEPQLALSDTVPGPVVDAPGVPAARPLRAWQNAALEKYFDPQREEPADYLVTATPGAGKTTFALALARRLLDTRRVDRVVVVAPTDHLRTQWAEAAHRAGIELDPTMTNAVGPVRPDMKGYVTTYAQVAGHPMLHRARATAKRSLVVMDEIHHAGDGLSWGDAVFEAFGDARRRLSLTGTPFRTKVDERIPFVAYVEDDSVESEGGLKSVADFTYGYKDALADGVVRPVVFAAYTGVSRWRNSAGEVVAASLSDATTKSVESLAWKTALDPRGDWVPHVIAAMDERLNHLREHGMHDAAGLVLASDQDDARAYAKIVQRVTGEKPVLVLSDDPKASQKISEFAESDQRFVVCVRMISEGVDVPRAACLAWMTSYRTPLFFAQAVGRVVRSRAPGESATVFLPAVRPLLALAAEMESDRNHVIPPPASVSSDEVDEGGLDLLPPPEREPGEKKEYEALEAQAEFAHVLHGGKALTGGDLPPVSVEEEDFLGLPGLLSPEQTAALLAQRDAEIRKRTARPVEEAQAEGDAGPAEPEQEDATWHTAALLRKEIHGLVGRVAAGRAMPHASVYSKLRSAVPGPPSASASVDVLRRRRDHLLSMV; encoded by the coding sequence GTGAGCACGACCGACCACGAACCCCAGCTCGCCCTCTCCGACACCGTCCCCGGTCCCGTCGTCGACGCCCCCGGCGTCCCGGCGGCCCGCCCCCTGCGGGCGTGGCAGAACGCGGCGCTGGAGAAGTACTTCGACCCCCAGCGCGAGGAACCGGCCGACTACCTGGTCACCGCGACGCCGGGCGCGGGGAAGACGACGTTCGCCCTGGCCCTCGCGCGGCGGCTGCTCGACACCCGTCGCGTCGACCGCGTCGTGGTCGTCGCCCCGACCGACCACCTGCGCACCCAGTGGGCCGAGGCCGCCCACCGCGCCGGCATCGAGCTCGACCCGACGATGACGAACGCCGTCGGGCCCGTGCGGCCGGACATGAAGGGCTACGTCACGACGTACGCCCAGGTCGCGGGCCACCCGATGCTGCACCGCGCCCGGGCCACCGCCAAGCGCTCCCTCGTCGTCATGGACGAGATCCACCACGCCGGCGACGGGCTGTCGTGGGGTGACGCCGTCTTCGAGGCCTTCGGCGACGCGCGCCGCCGGCTGTCGCTGACGGGGACCCCGTTCCGCACCAAGGTCGACGAGCGCATCCCGTTCGTGGCGTACGTCGAGGACGACTCGGTGGAGTCCGAGGGCGGGCTGAAGAGCGTCGCCGACTTCACCTACGGCTACAAGGACGCCCTCGCCGACGGCGTCGTGCGGCCCGTCGTGTTCGCGGCCTACACCGGGGTCTCGCGGTGGCGGAACTCCGCCGGCGAGGTCGTCGCCGCCTCGCTGTCCGACGCCACGACGAAGTCGGTGGAGTCGCTGGCGTGGAAGACGGCTCTGGACCCGCGCGGGGACTGGGTCCCGCACGTCATCGCCGCGATGGACGAGCGCCTGAACCACCTGCGCGAGCACGGCATGCACGACGCCGCGGGCCTGGTGCTGGCCTCGGACCAGGACGACGCCCGCGCCTACGCCAAGATCGTCCAGCGGGTCACGGGCGAGAAGCCGGTGCTCGTCCTGTCCGACGACCCGAAGGCATCGCAGAAGATCTCCGAGTTCGCCGAGTCCGACCAGCGCTTCGTCGTCTGCGTCCGGATGATCTCCGAGGGCGTCGACGTCCCGCGCGCCGCGTGCCTGGCGTGGATGACGTCGTACCGGACCCCGCTCTTCTTCGCCCAGGCCGTCGGCCGCGTGGTCCGCTCCCGTGCGCCGGGGGAGTCCGCGACCGTCTTCCTGCCCGCCGTCCGCCCGCTGCTGGCCCTGGCGGCGGAGATGGAGAGCGACCGCAACCACGTCATCCCGCCGCCGGCGTCGGTCTCCTCCGACGAGGTCGACGAGGGTGGGCTGGACCTGCTGCCCCCGCCCGAGCGCGAGCCGGGGGAGAAGAAGGAGTACGAGGCCCTCGAGGCGCAGGCCGAGTTCGCCCACGTCCTGCACGGCGGGAAGGCGCTCACGGGCGGGGACCTGCCGCCCGTCAGCGTCGAGGAGGAGGACTTCCTCGGGCTGCCCGGGCTGCTCTCGCCGGAGCAGACCGCCGCGCTCCTGGCCCAGCGCGACGCCGAGATCCGCAAGCGCACGGCCCGTCCCGTCGAGGAGGCCCAGGCCGAGGGGGACGCCGGTCCTGCCGAACCGGAGCAGGAGGACGCCACCTGGCACACGGCGGCGCTGCTGCGCAAGGAGATCCACGGACTGGTCGGCCGGGTCGCCGCGGGCCGGGCCATGCCGCACGCCTCGGTGTACTCCAAGCTGCGCTCCGCCGTGCCCGGACCGCCGTCCGCGTCGGCCTCCGTCGACGTCCTGCGCCGACGCCGGGACCACCTGCTGTCCATGGTCTAG
- a CDS encoding tellurite resistance TerB family protein: MGFLDNLKSKGLLAGDQLKTKVGQFKSKDFAEASMATCALIAAADGSIEPEERQKTAAFIGSNDVLSVFNAGDLRESFDKWCGKLSADYDFGKIEALQAVGKLRSKPDQARAVVQVGVVIGGADGDFDPTEQKAVREICQAVGIDPAEFGVA, translated from the coding sequence ATGGGATTCCTGGACAACCTGAAGAGCAAGGGCCTCCTGGCGGGCGACCAGCTCAAGACCAAGGTCGGTCAGTTCAAGAGCAAGGACTTCGCCGAGGCGAGCATGGCGACCTGCGCGCTCATCGCGGCCGCCGACGGCAGCATCGAGCCGGAGGAGCGCCAGAAGACGGCGGCGTTCATCGGCAGCAACGACGTCCTGTCCGTCTTCAACGCCGGTGACCTGCGCGAGTCCTTCGACAAGTGGTGCGGCAAGCTCAGCGCCGACTACGACTTCGGCAAGATCGAGGCGCTGCAGGCCGTCGGCAAGCTGCGCAGCAAGCCCGACCAGGCCCGCGCCGTCGTCCAGGTCGGCGTCGTCATCGGCGGCGCCGACGGCGACTTCGACCCCACCGAGCAGAAGGCGGTCCGCGAGATCTGCCAGGCCGTGGGCATCGACCCGGCCGAGTTCGGCGTGGCCTGA